One genomic segment of Sminthopsis crassicaudata isolate SCR6 chromosome 2, ASM4859323v1, whole genome shotgun sequence includes these proteins:
- the DPEP2NB gene encoding DPEP2 neighbor protein, with protein MSDRIFYIHSNLSFVPWEGSTAAAAAPTSPPTPGHYHVLYRGCGETQVGWHGETYCLVGGYRAYGDAPVASLEKAEAEKPVSSRASKRHRALEEPDKDLGGSSPKVLRHWHRGGRRLPSQKHSGQAAS; from the exons ATGTCTGACCGGATCTTCTATATACACTCCAACTTGTCCTTTGTTCCCTGGGAGGGCAGTACAGCAG cAGCTGCGGCTCCCACTTCTCCCCCCACGCCGGGTCACTACCATGTCCTCTACCGAGGTTGTGGGGAGACTCAGGTGGGCTGGCATGGGGAGACTTACTGCCTGGTGGGGGGTTACCGGGCCTACGGGGATGCCCCCGTGGCCTCCTTGGAGAAGGCAGAGGCAGAAAAACCAGTTTCCAGCCGAGCTTCCAAGAGACACCGTGCCCTGGAAGAGCCCGACAAAGATCTCGGGGGCAGCAGCCCCAAAGTCCTGCGGCACTGGCACCGTGGGGGCAGGAGGCTGCCCAGCCAGAAGCACTCCGGCCAGGCAGCTTCCTAG